Proteins co-encoded in one Brassica rapa cultivar Chiifu-401-42 chromosome A02, CAAS_Brap_v3.01, whole genome shotgun sequence genomic window:
- the LOC103852144 gene encoding 4-substituted benzoates-glutamate ligase GH3.12, which produces MSLCSDLCDKLDENVLEELASNVKQVQDNVLEEILTLNAGTEYLRRFLHGSSDKELFKKNVPVTTYEDVKLYIDRVANGEPFDVISGKPITGFLLSSGTSGGKRKMFPRNNKYLENLKFIYFYRSLVITKHIDGLEHGKGMVFNFCTPEQNTPSGLPASSATTSFFKSDYFKNRPSYWHWSFTSPDEVILCSDNKQSLYCHLLCGIVQRDEVVKVGAAFVSILVRAITFLEKFWKEICTNIRCGHLSEWITDISCRDSVSKILGEPNPELADLIENECNQKSWEGIIPRLWPKTKFIESIATGQMAQHIPTLKFYSNNLPLISSSYVSSETMFGINMNPLCKPQDVSYTFMPNFSYFEFLLVDAGDKVEIVDLVDVKLGSHYEPLVTNHSGLHRHKMGDVLQVTGFYNSAPQFRFVRRGNLVLSVHLEITTDEDLLNAVTHAKMVLESSNLMLIDFTSYADVSTTPGHYVLYWELKGKYNNDIAEIDNKVLVECCYVVEESLNNFYKEFRSKDGSIGALEIRVVQQGTFDSLMEFFITQGASSTQYKTPICIKSSEALAILEEKVRSRFFTDKVPFL; this is translated from the exons ATGAGTTTGTGCTCTGATCTCTGCGACAAATTAGACGAGAATGTTTTGGAAGAGTTGGCGTCCAATGTGAAGCAAGTACAAGACAATGTATTGGAGGAGATACTCACACTTAATGCTGGAACTGAGTATCTTAGGCGTTTTCTCCATGGGAGTTCTGATAAGgagctttttaaaaaaaacgttCCCGTGACGACATACGAAGATGTAAAGCTTTATATCGACCGTGTTGCAAATGGAGAGCCCTTTGATGTTATTTCTGGGAAACCCATTACCGGTTTCCTACTAAG ttCCGGAACTTCTGGAGGAAAACGGAAGATGTTTCCTCGTAACAACAAATACTTGGAAAACTTGAAATTCATCTATTTTTACCGCTCGCTCGTTATAACCAA GCATATCGATGGTCTTGAGCATGGAAAGGGAATGGTGTTTAACTTTTGTACACCAGAGCAGAATACTCCCTCTGGTTTGCCAGCTTCGTCTGCGACGACGAGCTTCTTCAAGAGTGATTACTTCAAGAACCGACCATCATATTGGCATTGGTCATTCACAAGTCCTGACGAAGTCATATTGTGTTCAGACAACAAACAGAGTTTGTATTGTCATCTCCTGTGTGGTATAGTTCAAAGAGACGAGGTTGTGAAGGTTGGTGCCGCCTTTGTTTCTATCTTGGTCCGTGCAATTACTTTTCTTGAAAAATTTTGGAAAGAAATTTGCACTAATATCCGTTGTGGTCATCTTAGCGAATGGATCACTGATATTAGCTGTAGGGATTCTGTATCAAAGATCCTTGGAGAACCTAATCCTGAATTGGCTGATCTCATCGAAAATGAATGCAACCAAAAATCATGGGAAGGTATAATTCCAAGACTTTGGCCTAAAACCAAATTCATCGAAAGCATTGCGACAGGCCAAATGGCTCAGCACATCCCAACATTAAAGTTTTACTCTAACAATCTGCCTTTGATTTCTTCAAGTTATGTTTCTTCGGAAACTATGTTTGGGATTAACATGAATCCTTTGTGCAAACCACAAGACGTGTCATACACATTTATGCCTAACTTCTCATATTTCGAGTTCTTACTTGTTGACGCGGGTGACAAAGTAGAAATTGTTGATCTTGTGGATGTCAAGTTAGGGAGCCATTACGAGCCGTTGGTCACAAATCATTCTG GCCTACACAGACATAAGATGGGTGATGTTTTACAAGTGACTGGATTTTACAATAGTGCACCTCAGTTTAGGTTTGTGCGGAGAGGAAATTTGGTTCTGAGCGTTCATTTGGAGATAACTACAGATGAAGATCTTTTAAATGCGGTGACACATGCAAAGATGGTTCTTGAATCATCAAATTTGATGTTGATTGACTTTACAAGCTATGCTGATGTATCTACTACTCCCGGTCATTATGTTCTGTACTGGGAACTCAAAGGAAAATACAACAATGACATTGCTGAAATTGATAACAAGGTTTTAGTAGAATGTTGTTACGTGGTGGAAGAGTCCTTGAACAATTTTTACAAAGAATTTAGGAGCAAAGACGGATCAATTGGAGCTCTAGAGATAAGGGTGGTGCAACAAGGAACTTTCGATTCTCTTATGGAGTTTTTCATTACCCAAGGTGCTTCTTCAACTCAATACAAGACACCCATTTGCATCAAATCTTCCGAGGCATTAGCGATCTTAGAAGAAAAAGTTCGATCTAGGTTCTTTACCGATAAGGTTCCCTTTCTTTAG